From a single Lolium rigidum isolate FL_2022 chromosome 7, APGP_CSIRO_Lrig_0.1, whole genome shotgun sequence genomic region:
- the LOC124669858 gene encoding FCS-Like Zinc finger 2-like: protein MAACSFFFFDAEPISEPAMPAQDACALCTKQLARDSDVFMYRGDTPFCSEDCRHEQMRLDARQAAKAAARRQKHFSSATTVSGRVHRESREVPVAS from the coding sequence ATGGCCGcctgctccttcttcttcttcgacgccgAGCCGATCAGCGAGCCCGCCATGCCCGCGCAGGACGCGTGCGCGCTCTGCACCAAGCAGCTCGCCCGGGACAGCGACGTCTTCATGTACAGAGGGGACACGCCCTTCTGCAGCGAAGATTGCCGCCACGAGCAGATGCGGCTCGACGCCAGGCAAGCGGCCAAGGCGGCCGCCCGGAGGCAGAAGCACTTCTCGTCGGCGACTACGGTGTCCGGGCGTGTGCACCGGGAGTCCCGGGAGGTGCCGGTCGCGAGCTAA